TTGCATGACGGCCGCGATGGTTTCCCGGCGGCGGCACGTGAATCGATCATGGAGCAGGGGTTGCTACCGCAGCCTGAGGCGTTTCCGGACGCTGAGGAGCGACGTCTGGCTTACGTAGCGCTGACGCGGGCACGTCAGCAGGTTTGGTTGCTGTTCGATAAGGAGCGGCCTTCCGTGTTTGTCGATCATTTCCGCGATTTAGGTGTACCGCAGAGCAGGAAGGCCTGAGGCGTTACGACTGCAGGCGTTCGGCCAGGTAACGTGGATAATCGGGGATCTGGATCTCGACTTCGCTGGCAAACAGCGGTGACTGGATCAGGAAGTCAGCGGTGGAGCGATTGGTGGCAACCGGGATATTCCACACCGTTGCCAGACGCAGCAGCGCCTTGACGTCCGGATCGTGCGGCACGGCATTGAGCGGGTCCCAGAAGAAGAACAGCACATCAATTTTCCCTTCGGAAATTAACGCACCCACCTGCTGATCGCCGCCCATCGGGCCGCTCAGCATGGCGTTGACATCAAGGCCGGTATGACGGTTGATCAGATTGCCTGTTGTGCCGGTGGCATACAGGACATGCGACTGCAGTGTGCCTTGGTTCTTCTGCACCCAGTCCAGCAGTGAGGCTTTGCAATGATCATGGGCCACGAGGGCAATATGTTTCTGAATCTTGAGGGTACGAACGGTCTGCTCCATAGGGCTTCCTGACTCTTCTCGGGCTAGGTTAGTGATGCACGAGTTTACCCCTGGCGTTTCGTTCCTATCAACTTGCGCGTAAGGTTTTCATCCAGCTAAGAAAACGCAGGCGGGTGGCCGCATCAAAACGTTCAAACCAACGCTGAAGTGAGGGCAGGTCGCTGGCTTCCTGCCAGGCGAAATCGGCGTTCAACTGAACATCGGGCGTGTTGCTGGTTTGCACGGCAAAACGCGGGACGGAGGCGGCCTGGCCATTACGGTTATAATTCAACATGGCTTGCTCAAGGTCGCCACTCGATGGCAAAGGCAGGCGG
The DNA window shown above is from Pantoea sp. At-9b and carries:
- a CDS encoding methylglyoxal synthase, whose translation is MEQTVRTLKIQKHIALVAHDHCKASLLDWVQKNQGTLQSHVLYATGTTGNLINRHTGLDVNAMLSGPMGGDQQVGALISEGKIDVLFFFWDPLNAVPHDPDVKALLRLATVWNIPVATNRSTADFLIQSPLFASEVEIQIPDYPRYLAERLQS